The Alkalihalobacillus sp. LMS6 genomic interval TGTTCTCAGTGAAATATTCAGCTTATCAAACAGTTTAAAAATATGGGCGATCGTTGCTGCGATTGGCGGTTCCTTTGACGCCATTACAAAAATTGAAAGTGGTTTGTTTAGCGGCGTTCATGAAGATATATACAGAACTCTTGCTATGCTGCTCGTTGCTTTTTGCGGCGCCCAGTCTGGGTCCATTTTGCTGAGGTGGATCGTTGGTGATCCTGTCTAATGTTTGTTCCTAATTATTCCAAACATCGCGGGTGGCTCCGTTTTTTTTCAGGAATAATGATTGGCGTTTTAATTGGCTGGTCTTTCTTTATCGCTGAATATGGTCAAAAGCACGATCGCCTTTATAG includes:
- a CDS encoding YtrH family sporulation protein, with protein sequence MLLTREMLAHLVMNFFIAFGVMIGGALIGGIGAFLIGKPVLSEIFSLSNSLKIWAIVAAIGGSFDAITKIESGLFSGVHEDIYRTLAMLLVAFCGAQSGSILLRWIVGDPV